One part of the Thermoanaerobacterales bacterium genome encodes these proteins:
- a CDS encoding DUF444 family protein, which translates to MADFTLSREDWSLHRKGHIDQLRHREKVREAIRNNLADIISEESIILSDGHKVLKVPIRSIEEYRFRYDDGKRKHIGQGRGKTAVGDLVGTGGNRPGPGRAAGAGSEPGVDFYEAEVTIEEISEMLFAELELPRLDERKRPRLVVDGLAFRDVRKKGVGANLDRRRTLLEAIKRRALRGEKGPPRITPDDLRFKTWEVIRRPETSAVVLAMMDTSGSMGPFEKYITRTFFFWMVRFLRTKYANVEIVFLAHHTTARETTEDEFFTKG; encoded by the coding sequence ATGGCCGACTTTACACTCAGCCGCGAGGACTGGTCCCTGCACCGCAAGGGACACATCGACCAGCTCCGCCACCGTGAAAAGGTACGGGAAGCGATCAGGAACAATCTCGCCGACATCATCAGCGAGGAGAGCATCATCCTCTCCGATGGGCACAAGGTGCTGAAGGTTCCGATCCGCTCCATCGAGGAATACCGTTTCCGCTACGACGACGGCAAGCGCAAGCATATCGGCCAGGGCCGGGGAAAGACCGCGGTGGGCGACCTTGTCGGCACCGGCGGCAATCGCCCCGGCCCGGGACGGGCTGCGGGCGCCGGGAGTGAACCCGGGGTGGACTTTTACGAGGCCGAGGTGACCATCGAGGAAATTTCGGAGATGTTGTTTGCCGAACTCGAGTTGCCCCGCCTGGACGAGCGCAAGCGGCCGCGCCTGGTGGTCGACGGCCTGGCCTTCCGCGATGTGCGCAAAAAGGGCGTTGGGGCGAACCTCGACCGCCGCCGTACCCTGCTGGAGGCCATCAAGCGCCGGGCGTTACGGGGAGAGAAAGGCCCGCCCCGGATTACGCCGGACGACCTGCGTTTTAAGACCTGGGAGGTGATCCGGCGGCCGGAGACAAGCGCCGTGGTGCTGGCGATGATGGATACCTCGGGTTCGATGGGGCCCTTCGAGAAATACATTACCCGGACTTTCTTCTTCTGGATGGTTCGCTTCCTGCGGACGAAATACGCGAATGTGGAGATTGTCTTCCTGGCCCACCACACGACGGCGCGCGAAACCACGGAGGATGAGTTTTTCACCAAAGGGG
- a CDS encoding PrkA family serine protein kinase: MNFLQQLEEYRAAEKRLAWEGSFAEYLELVRANPAICRLAHARVYNMIVAAGIENAGGVKRYRFFSRELFGLDRTLEKLVEEYIHPAARRLDVRKRILLLMGPVSGGKSTLVTLLKRGLEAYSRTDEGAVYAIKGCPMHEEPLHLIPRELREDFAREYGVQIEGELCPVCRLNLETVYGGNIEDVPVERILLSEERRLGIGTFSPSDPKSQDIAELTGSVDFSTITEYGAESDPRAYRFDGELNIANRGIMEFQEMLKCDEKFLWNLLSLSQEGNFKAGRFALIYADEIIVAHTNEAEYRAFISNKKNEALISRILVIKVPYNLRVTDEIKIYEKLIRQSDIRNIHLAPHALRVAAVFSVLSRLKDSKKQGMDLLKKMKLYDGEDVDGFKQADVTELRAENPDEGMTGVDPRYVVNRLSSALIRGQPQCINALDVLRALKDGLDQHPSITGEERERLLSFIAAARREYDELAKKEVQKAFVYSYEESARILFNNYLDNVEAYCNGVKLRDPITDEEVDPDEKLMRAIEEQIGISENNKKAFREEILIRISSYARKGRRFDYTCHERLREAIENKLFADLKDVVKITTSTKTPDAEQLKRINEVSARLIADYGYCPVCANELLKYVGSLLNR; the protein is encoded by the coding sequence CTTGGAACTGGTGCGCGCCAACCCAGCCATATGCCGGCTTGCGCACGCCCGGGTTTACAACATGATCGTGGCCGCCGGAATCGAGAACGCCGGCGGTGTCAAGCGCTACCGTTTCTTCAGCCGGGAGCTGTTCGGGCTGGACCGGACGCTTGAAAAGCTGGTCGAGGAGTATATCCACCCCGCGGCCCGCCGGCTGGACGTGCGCAAGCGCATCCTTTTGCTGATGGGTCCGGTGAGCGGCGGGAAGTCGACCCTGGTCACGTTACTCAAGCGGGGCCTGGAGGCTTACAGCCGCACCGACGAGGGGGCGGTCTACGCCATCAAGGGCTGCCCGATGCACGAGGAGCCCCTGCACCTGATTCCCCGCGAACTGCGGGAGGACTTCGCCCGCGAGTACGGCGTGCAGATTGAGGGCGAACTCTGCCCGGTCTGCCGCCTGAACCTGGAAACGGTTTACGGGGGGAACATCGAGGACGTGCCGGTGGAGCGCATCCTGCTTTCCGAGGAGCGGCGCCTGGGGATCGGTACCTTCTCGCCGTCCGACCCGAAGTCACAGGACATTGCCGAACTCACGGGGAGCGTTGATTTTTCGACGATCACAGAGTACGGCGCCGAATCGGACCCCCGCGCCTACCGTTTCGATGGCGAGTTGAACATCGCCAACCGCGGAATCATGGAATTCCAGGAGATGCTCAAGTGCGACGAGAAGTTCCTCTGGAATCTCCTCAGCCTGTCCCAGGAGGGGAACTTCAAGGCCGGGCGCTTCGCGCTCATCTACGCCGACGAAATCATCGTCGCCCATACGAACGAGGCCGAGTACCGGGCCTTTATCAGCAATAAGAAGAACGAGGCCCTCATTTCCCGCATACTGGTGATCAAGGTCCCGTACAACCTGCGGGTCACGGACGAGATTAAGATTTACGAAAAGCTTATCCGCCAGAGCGATATCCGGAACATACACCTGGCTCCTCACGCCCTGCGGGTGGCCGCGGTCTTCTCGGTCCTTTCCCGCCTGAAGGATTCGAAGAAGCAGGGGATGGACCTCCTCAAGAAAATGAAGCTCTACGACGGGGAGGACGTCGACGGCTTCAAACAGGCCGATGTTACCGAGCTGCGCGCCGAGAACCCGGACGAAGGCATGACCGGCGTAGATCCGCGGTATGTCGTGAACCGCCTCTCCTCGGCCCTTATACGGGGCCAGCCGCAATGCATCAACGCCCTGGATGTCCTGCGCGCCCTGAAGGACGGCCTTGACCAGCACCCCTCGATTACCGGCGAGGAGCGGGAACGGCTCCTGAGCTTCATTGCCGCCGCCCGCCGGGAATACGACGAACTGGCCAAGAAAGAGGTCCAGAAAGCCTTCGTCTATTCCTACGAGGAGTCGGCCAGGATCCTGTTCAACAACTATCTGGACAATGTCGAGGCCTACTGCAACGGCGTCAAGCTCCGCGACCCGATCACCGACGAGGAGGTGGACCCGGACGAGAAACTGATGCGCGCCATCGAGGAGCAGATCGGGATCTCGGAGAACAACAAGAAGGCCTTCCGCGAGGAGATCCTGATCCGTATCTCCAGCTACGCGCGTAAAGGGCGGCGCTTTGATTACACCTGCCACGAGCGGCTGCGGGAGGCCATTGAGAACAAGCTGTTTGCCGACCTGAAGGACGTCGTAAAAATCACGACCTCCACCAAGACCCCGGACGCCGAACAGCTGAAGCGTATCAACGAGGTCAGCGCCCGGCTGATCGCCGATTACGGCTACTGCCCGGTCTGCGCCAACGAGTTGCTGAAGTACGTGGGCAGCCTGCTGAACCGCTGA